CCATGTTGATATCAAAATCAAATTGTATACACTtagctttatttgtattacatcATACAACAACTTAATATCATCTACAGCAGAAGAGCATCTCTTCAGGAATTACTCCTGCACCTTATCTGCTCCATGCCCTTGTCAATCACTCACACTAAGCTGATATTCAGAGTAGAGCTGTAACAATTAGCCAATTCATCTATTAGTTGTTTGTTGATTACCAACTATTTTGATAGGcgattcaagattcaaaggctttattgtcatacagtggggcaaaaaagtatttagtcagccaccaattgtgcaagttctcccatttaaaaagatgagaggggcctgtaatttttatcataggtatacctcaactatgagagacagaatgagaaaaagaaatccaggaaatcacattgtaggatttttaatgaatgaattttcaaatgattgtggaaaataagtatttggtcaataacaaaagttcatctcaatactttgttatataccctttgttggcaatgacagaggtcaaacgatttctgtaagtcttcacaaggttttcacacactgttgctggtattttggcccattcctccatgcagatctcctctaaagcagtgatgttttggggctgtcactgggcaacacggactttcaactccctccaaagattttctatggggttgagatctggagactggctaggccactccaggaccttgaaatgcttcttacgaagccactccttcgttgccctggcgctgtgtttgggatcattgtcatgctgaaagacccagccacgcttcatcttcagtgcccttgctgatggaaggaggttttcactcaaaatctcacgatacatggccccattcattctttcctttacacggatcagtcgtcctggtccctttgcagaaaaacagccccaaagcatgatgtttccacccccatgcttcacagtaggtatggtgttctttggatgcaactctgcattctttctcctccaaacacgacgagttgagtttttaccaaaaagttctattttggtttcatctgaccatatgacattctcccaatcctcttctggatcatccaaatgccctctagcaaacttcagacgggcctggacatgtactggcttaagcagggggacacgtctggaactgcaggatttaagtccctggcggcgtagtgtgttactgatggtagcctctgttactttggtcccagctctctgcaggtcattcactaggtccccccgtgtggttctgggatttttgctcaccgttcttgtgatcattttgaccccacggggtgagatcttgcgtggagccccagatcgagggagattagcagtggtcttgtatgtcttccattttctaataattgctcccacaggttatttcttcacaccaagctgcttacctattgcagattcagttttcccagcctggtgcaggtctacaattttgtctctggtctcctttgacagctctttggtcttggccatagtggagtttggagtatgactgtttgaggttgtggacaggtgtcttctatactgataacgagttcagaaaggtgccattaatacaggtaacgagtggaggacagaggagcctcttaaagaagaagttacaggtctgtgagagccagaaatcttgcttgtttgttattgaccaaatacttattttaccgaggaatttaccaattaattcattaaaaatcctacaatgtgatttcctggatttttttttcttattctgtctctcatagttgaagtgtacctatgataaaaatgacaggcatctctcatctttttaaatgggagaacttgcacaattggtggctgactaaatacttttttgccccactgcaTATGCACAGGAGCTACATTGTAGATATGGCAATTAAAAACTTAAGTCctaagctcctccaacaatgcaacataataaacatataggacataaaacaaattacaccaataaaagttgtgaaagaaataacagaatagaaataaaacggtgcaagagaatgttgcaaaatgtgcaagtaaataaacatttaaatagtgaaaaagtctatatacatgtaaatggaatattatacatacataaaaacagataaacgcttatggaggcactttacagagctcaggtgtcTAGTCTCGtggttttagtcctgatgctTTAGTACCACCTTAATCgtttttcaagtaaaaaatgCAGCGCTCTCAACTGTATAgatttcacacattttcctgttttatgtcataaaactgaatatctttgggtttgaCAGTGACAAAGTCAAACATGACCTTGGACTGAGATTAAGTCGTAAATAATATTGTTGAAAATCTTCTACTTTCATGGTGTTTTAGCTTGTCTTAGAGGCTTGTGACAAAGAGAAGGGTCTCCTCACTGTTGCTATCCGGCCTCATGGCATCTTTGGCCCTCGGGACCCTCAGCTGGTTCCTATCTTAGTGGACACAGCTCGCAGGGGCAAGATGAAGTTCATCATTGGGTAAGTCAGAGGGGTTTAGTTATTCCTACCAATCCAACTAGTTTTATCTactagaaagaaaacaaaaagcttttatttcataACTTATGACTGCAAGTtgttaacaaatataaacatgtatctcttatttagttttgtgtgtCAATAGTGCCTTTCATAAATCAAAATGGTAGATAAAATGTAGGATTTAAATTGGGCTTCCTgcatatacattttgaaaaaactgCAATGTGTTAACATGTCAACACTGACGTGAAGTGGTGGTAACTACTAATGCATCAACCACCTGAAGGCATAACTAGTACACAAGCACATGTTTTCCAAGGCTGTGGCTATTTCTGCAAACCTTTTAGTGTGACTTATGGAAATGTATTCAACTGGAATACAGCTGTTACATCATCATGTCTGCATGAATTTATGTTCTCATAAAAGTAGGATATATTATCTCTAAAATCTACCTTTTAACCAACTTTCACTCATTCACTGGCGTACCCACTACGTCCTTGCCCTTTGAAAGGTGAAATTAGTATTATGAAAGTGTCTCAGACGCATAGACTGCTGTTCCCGTGTGCTGAATGATTAAATGTTTGAACTCCTACTTTATCCTACTCCTAATTGCTATTGCTATTatatgtctgtatttatttttccttctttgttttATGCTGGGATGGGACCAATCTGGTGGATTTCACCTTTGTGGAGAATGTAGTTCATGGCCACATTCTGGCTGCTGAGCACCTGAGGCCGGACTCTCCTATATGTGGAAAAGTGAGTGAGACTAGAATTTAACACCGAGCCAATTAAATGTATCCTGCTAGAGATATCATGTTGTTAGTCCCACATCTTATTTTTCAGGATAAAAATGTGTCAAGTTAAAACATCTTGTATCCACTGCTTCACTTTCAGCCATACCACATCACCAATGACGAGCCCGTTAAATTTTGGGACTTCATGTCTGATGTGTTGGTGGGGCTGGGATATGCTGCTCCCCGCTACCACCTCCCCTACACTCTTGTGTACGGCCTGGCCCTGCTCCTCTGGCTGCTGGCTCTGATCCTGCGTCCTCTGGTCTCCTTTAAACCCACCTTTACACCCATGAGAGTGGCTCTGGCTGGAACCCACCACTACTACAGCTGTGACCGCGCCAAGCAGGACCTGGGCTACAAACCGGTAGTCAGTCTGAAGGACGGGGTAGCACGCACTGTGCAGAGCTACCCTCACCTCAGACAAGGGGCTTGATGGAAGAAGAACACTGTTGAGACATGTAAGGCTGTACAGTTACACTCGCTGACAATACAGTGATCACGTAACCCTGACTGGACAATTTAAAATAAGGGAACAAACCTCACTGTGTgccttttcaaaatgtatgtacTATTTTCACCAGCAGATGGAAGCAAACAGTTCTATGTTTGGTCAACACACTGCAGTCTTGCAATGTTTTTAAGCACTTAGTAAACCTGTGTTCAATCTACTGATCTATCACTGTGAAAACATTACTTcatattttgcttttgtttgagaACATATGCTCCATAAGTAATTGCGATTATCGATATTACTGTCATGTAAAGACCTTTTTTATGCCAGtgatataacaataatataataaaataatgatgataatgcaAGTAAACCCCTAAGAAGTTCGCTTTCAAGTCTTAATAACTGTCAGACATTGGAATTGGACTGTGAATCAAATAttcaatataaatcaaataaaatattctcCCACCTGAGCTGCGgatgaaatatttacatttcttacatGTTCCCATATATTATCTGtgtgctgtacacacacattgaaaggcTGCTGTTAATGACAAAATGACTTGATCCCTTCCACTAGAGGACTTTTCTGATAGAACTTGTGTGAAAATAATTGACATCCTACATTTAATTTGGGATAAGCTCCTTTGGTTTTAATTAAGCAGCATTTAGAGATGCTTTGAAATACTGAGCCTGTAGCTTGTAGCAACACTTTGTCCCCTTCTTGTTTCAACAGAACAATACTTCAATGCACAACGCCttaaagaaattattttcttggCTTTCTTTTTAAGAACTTGACTGGCCTGCACAAAGCCTCGGCCCCATCCCCATTCAACACCCATATGATTAATAGGAATTGCGACTGAAAGGAAATATTGTGGAAAGCGTTCCCAGAAGAATGGAGACTGTATTATATATCAGCTTATTAGTACCCACAGTTTAGAGCCTAatcttttataaaacaataaaataccatatgcacaataaaacagattttgGTAGTGGAAATTGCTCCTCTTTCCCTTACTGGTCATGTAACGATTTGTTCCTAATTTAATTCTAAAACAATTAATTGGGGACAActcaaaatgcatttcaaagttTGTTCAAGAAAAATCTGAGATGAGGATGATAAATCAATTGGTATCTTCTAAATTAAATGAGTGAAAGTACAATATTCCATCTTTGTGTAGCTGGGCCTCAATCATGACActttggaaatggaaatgaCAAAATCAGACTGCTGAAGTCTCATACTGGCTATAGCTGGACTTACCAAGCTATTtcacacagaacaaaaacaatctcTTACTCTGGAATTGCATTAGAAATGGATCTCTGCATGGATATTATGGACTGGAGGAAGGATCAATAACTGTTATGTATTGGAATAATAGTTGGTGTCCACATACTTTTGACCATATAGGGTATTTCCATATTTAACACTGTACCATTTCTCTGACGCTGATTCATCTGTGGTATTAGACACTGTAAATCATCAGGAGGACATCTGTTTCAACGAGTTATGCAGATATTTAAAATACTATTCAAGAAGTATCATTGAATACAATAATGGGTTGGGCAATGAAAATTCATTGTAAGCTAGTTTCAATCCCTCTATTTCCACGCTACATCTGTCATTCTGTCATTTTAATGATGACAAagttataaaacaaaacttGCAAATGCCAGAGTCCCTCCTTCTCACAGTATTTATGTCTAACATTTATTATCTGCCACAGAGATCACCTCTTTTTCTAGGTAAAGCATATCTGTCATTCCATGCTTTGGTGTGGTGTTAGATAGATGGGGTTAAGTTAAGATACTTTGCATTCTTCTTTTTAATTCCGCTCCAGCAGCACCCTAATGATTCACTGCTGCAGTCAGCGTCACCAAGCAAGGCTGTCTGACTGGTTTCTGTTCAAGGGAGAGAGGGATCCAGGTAGATAATAGACTGAAGCGTTTAAGTGTGCTCAGCCGAGTGAAACTTTGCC
The DNA window shown above is from Eleginops maclovinus isolate JMC-PN-2008 ecotype Puerto Natales chromosome 23, JC_Emac_rtc_rv5, whole genome shotgun sequence and carries:
- the nsdhl gene encoding sterol-4-alpha-carboxylate 3-dehydrogenase, decarboxylating, with protein sequence MATRVRPSNKRCAVIGGSGFLGRHLVEKLLDRGYSVSVFDIRQSYELPGVAFHLGDLCDKQALLPAMKDVSLVFHCASPAPASDDRGLFERVNIQGTRTIIQACIEAGVQKLVLTSSASVVFEGTDIKNGREDLPYAQKPIDYYTETKIVQEKLVLEACDKEKGLLTVAIRPHGIFGPRDPQLVPILVDTARRGKMKFIIGDGTNLVDFTFVENVVHGHILAAEHLRPDSPICGKPYHITNDEPVKFWDFMSDVLVGLGYAAPRYHLPYTLVYGLALLLWLLALILRPLVSFKPTFTPMRVALAGTHHYYSCDRAKQDLGYKPVVSLKDGVARTVQSYPHLRQGA